In the Euphorbia lathyris chromosome 5, ddEupLath1.1, whole genome shotgun sequence genome, one interval contains:
- the LOC136230540 gene encoding uncharacterized protein → MPLYYTVVPAAILAVLIHPRTESLRIGRIMWAFCTYLESVSVLPQLRLMQNAKMIEPFTSHYVFALSIARFIGCAHWTIQVVYLGGSQYVFLLKNGYLWFPMALLAEIVQTFILADFAYYYIKSFMQGQLLTRMPV, encoded by the exons ATGCCCTTATACTATACG GTAGTGCCTGCTGCGATTCTGGCTGTGCTAATACACCCTCGTACAGAGAGTTTAAGGATCGGAAGAATTATGTGGGCATTTTGTACATATTTAGAATCCGTATCAGTTTTGCCTCAATTACGTCTGATGCAAAATGCTAAG ATGATTGAACCATTTACGTCGCACTATGTATTTGCATTGAGTATTGCCAGATTCATCGGTTGTGCACACTGGACCATCCAg GTAGTGTATTTGGGAGGTTCACAATATGTATTCTTGCTGAAAAATGGGTACCTGTGGTTTCCAATGGCTCTGCTTGCAGAAATAGTTCAGACATTTATCTTGGCTGATTTCGCATACTATTACATCAAGAG TTTTATGCAAGGCCAGCTTCTGACGAGAATGCCCGTTTAG